The Pseudomonas solani genome segment ACCAGCAGTACGACGCTGACGATCAGTGTTTCCACCGCCAGGGGAAGGCCAGAGAGCAGGATGAAGGACAGCAGACGCTCATGGGCATTTACACCGCGGTCGACGGTGCTGATCAAGTTGCCTAGGCGCATTGCCGAGAAGGCTTCGAACTCCTTCCCCATGACACAACGCGCCCAGTGCAACGAGCTTTCGCAAACGCATTCCTGAACCAGCCGGGAAAGATGAAGCGATTGGATCGGCATGACAACCACCTGAACGCCCCCTGCAATACAAAAAGCCAGGAGCAGCAAAGGGACGCTTTGTGCAGACGTTCCGTTGCCCGAAGCCAGGCCGTCGACGATATGGCCAAGCAACAGCGGCACCGCTATCGACGTGAGCTTCGCCAGCGTTACCAAGGCCAGCACAAGAGCGATTTTCCAGTAACGCGAAGAGAGCGCGCGGGTGATAGAAGCGTCAAGCATGGGTATTAGAGTCTCTTGCCAACAAGCGACGCCCTCAGCTCAGGACTGATAGGCGTCGCTTCCGTGGGCAGTCAGGAAGCAAGTGCTTTCAAGGAGGCGGCGACATCGCTGTCCACGCAGAGGACCGCAGCGCCCTTTTGCTGTATGCAGGCCTTCCGTTCGCCTGTGGTCAGGAAGAAAACCTTGCGCCCTTCAAGCCTGAACCAGCCCGCGCGAAAGCCATAAGTCGCGATGCCATTCAGCCGAACACTGCTCTCCAACGCCTCCTTGTTTGCCGGTAGAACCCTGAGCCCCTCGACTGGCCACGAAGCGCTGTAGAACCCCGACCGCACATGAAGTGCTCCTTCATTCACATACACCTTGCCCCCCGCCTGGAAGACCAGGTACCCCTGCAGCAACGAGTAGAGAACGCCCCCCACCAGAACACTCTTCAAGCTGATGCTCTTGCTGATCAATAGATCTGCACCGAGCATCACCGCCACTGGCAATACTGCGATCAGCAGGCTGTTCAACAGCATTGATTTGAAACTGAGAGAAACCGTTACCACGTCCATTCAGATACCTGCCATTCGATAGGTGATGCCACATAAAAGATCGAGAGCTTGCTTCCTCCCGACCCTGGGCAAACTGATCACTCCAAGTTCATGTGCCGCATAGGCGCAGGCGATCACTTCTTTCCTGACCTGCCTACGCAAGCCCTGCGATAACAGCCTGCTATTGCCACTCGCCTGTGCTAAGCGCACGGCAGCGCTATCCACATCAAGCATCTGCCCGGGCTGAACACCATGGCATCCTCCACCACAGCTACTGCCCCCACCCCCACCAGTGCGAACAGCAACGTTGACGACAACACTGAGCTGAACCGCAAGGTTCACCCCGATCGCAACGTTGACAGCTGCTACCACGTACGTCGCAACGCCGACTGCAACCACAGCGATGGCAACGGCTCCCACGGCGGCACGGGCCACAGGTGCATCAAGGGATCGCCGCTGCAACGAGCTACTTCCATCTTCTGGGGTAAGGATCGCCTTCAGCTTCTGAAGATCACTGGCATATTCACTCTCCAGCATCTGCTCAGGCACCGATCGGGTCAGAAGCCCTTTCAGGTCTTCAGGATCGGACTCCAGCAGGTCGTTCACTCGCTGGCGAATCTTGGAGGACGCAGCAAAAATCCCCATTTCATTGAGCCTGCCGAGGTAGCGGGGATAGTCCCCGTCCTTACTGGCTGCGCGAACAATTGGATCCTGGCTGGCCAGCAGCAACTGCTCCTCAACGGAGCGAGGGGCGATCAGTTGCTCCGATATGCCCATTCGTTCAAGGAGCGCACTTCGGCTCGAGTAGAACTCGCTGGCCAGCGCTGCATCCTTGCTCACTGCGGACCAGAGACGGGTGAAATCCACTACATCCTCCCAGACACCGAGAGGCACTTCCCCTCTGGACATAAGCAATCGCAATCTATTGTCGCCGCCCGAATCTCTGGCGATTATCGAGCCTGGAGTGCCATACAAACGATTACTGGCTTTAACTTCTGGAAGGGTGAGAGCAACACTTCCCAATGCTGCACCCTTCATGAAATCTCTACGACGCATTGGCTGTCACCTCCCTGTGGCTGTCGCACTGAATCAAACTCTGAGAATAAAAAGCACGAAGCACGCGCCCCATGTGGTTTCCATACTCAGATTTTATGGCCTCACGCAAACGCTCATCCTGATGAAGCAGCGCACAGGCTTGACAAGGATGAACGATGTGCTCCAACGAACTGATACCTACCGACGCGCTGAGTGTTTTTAATATGCGATAAGGGCCATCAACCTTTATCCATATTTTCAAGAAATCCTGTACTTGAGAAAAATACCCCACCTCAAGTGCGTGCTTGCTGAAGCGTCCTAGCTTCATTTCGGGAATGTGCTCAAACGTAAGCCCGCAACAACCTGAAATCTCCTTATTAGGAGTTATCACGCAGTTCTCTAAAACCTGATCACAGCCCTGAAGAAGCATATCCTCTCGATTGGAGAATGTTTTTCTCATTGCGCTGTCTGCATGAAATGGCATCCAGCTGTTTACCTGCAACTTCACAAGCCCTGCCTCAATAAATGGCTTTAACCCTTCATCAGCTTTTACTTGGCTAACCACTTCGCTCTTGTCTGAATCTTGCTCAATGGTAATTACGCAAAATATTCCATTCTCCGCCACGGCCTTAGCGGCATTGATAACCGAGGCTACGGGGACCCACTCGGCATGATCGACACCAGTACTAAGGTTGATCTCATTCAGCCCCGAAGCAGACAATCTTCTTGCCACTCTCGTTGCCGAAGAGTGGGTCTTCCCCCAATACCCATTTGTTACGCAGCGACTAAGCAGCCCCAATCGCTGAACGTGATCCACGGAGGCAAACAATTCCTCTCCCAGCAGAAGTGGCTCCCCACCACTGAACACAACGAGACGCAAACCAGGAAACACCTGCCACGCTTGATCAATGAAACTGGTTATTTCTTCGAAAGATAATTTTGCAGATAGCGTCGGACTGCACTCGAAACAGCAATCCCGACATTGAGCATTGCACTTGTATGTCGTTATCACCGTCAGCGTATGCGGAACAACATCCCAGTAGCCTTCCGGAACCCATGGCTGATCCATATCGAGCCTCCAAACAAACAATGAATGACAATCATTGTCATCTCTGGAGCCGATGTCGATTCAAGGGAAAAGCAGTTAAATGGCACTTGAAAAAACAAGAATAAGTCTGGAATGTGGCTTACCTAACGTAAAATCCGCAACAAAGGAAACAGCCTACATATTAAAAGGAACCATTCATGAATCATAAGAAATCATTCATCATCCACTTAGAGGACTTACTGACTACTTTTTTCTTCTGATCTATAAATATCGCAAGACAGCGCCGAAAACCCCATTGCTTACTCTAAGTAACGCGTAGGATTATCCACCTTCATATCTACGAATTTTCTCCAAACCAACCCCTGTATTCAAAGTGACAAACGAATGCTGAACCTAGACAAGATCATCGGAAGAGGTACCTGGCGATACGTGGGTCAACGCGTGCAGGGCCTGCAAATCCAGGCCATCCCCATCGCGGGCAAGTCCATTGAACTCATCGCGAAGAAACTGGGTGGTACCGCCTACCAGATAGGCCGTATCCATACCGAGAATGCCTTCGTGGTGCAGAAAGGGGTGCTGTCACTGCTGTACGTGAGGCCGGACTATAGGGGATACCGCCGCACAGCCGGCCTGGTTTTCGCCCCCTGCTCCTGGAAGGTCGACTACGACCATGCGCTGAGCAGGAACCTCGCTGGCCAGCTGGGTTACGCCTACGTGCTGATGCTGCGGGTTGTGCCAAGAATCAACCGCTCGCACGGCCACCTCGAACGAAACCTGAAGGAGAGTGAGGACGTACCGGACATCTGCTTCGCCGATGAACGAATCCGAGGCAAATGGATAGGTCGCTCCGCGAGCAGGCTGCTGACGCCTCCTGGCGCCTTCTCGGCAAATCAGACGACCCCATACGGGCTGACGTTGCGGCAAGCCGGCCAATGGGGCTTCGCGATGGGGGTGGAGGATGACGACAGGGACATTCCCGGCCTCAAGCCGATTACCGACCTGGGCCCTCGTACGTGACGTAACGGCGCGGCTTAGTGAGAGCCGCGAATACAGCCCCGCTGCCGCAACCCGATGCAATTGCCCCAAGGGTCGCGCACCTGGCAGATGCGGTCGCCGTCTTCCAGCGCCAGCGGCCCTCGATACAACGAGGCGCCAAGCTGCAAGAGGCGCAGCACTTCGGCATCCAGATCAGCCACCGCCCAGTAGACGACGGTGCCCGCCGCGCCGCTGGCGACCTTGTCGTCGGCGTTGACGATCTCCAGCACCACGCCGCCCATCTCCAGGTGCCCGTAGTCATCCGTCGATGGCGACACGCGCTTCGCCTCGGGAAAGGCGCGCTGGTACCAGTCGGTGGCTGCACGCCAGTCACCGACGTGCAGGAGGATCGAGAGGATGCGGGGCTCGGGCATGGATCACGCCCTGACCACAAGAGTCCTCGCTGCATGGTCGCCAAGACGCTGGCGGCGCTGCCCGAAGATGAAGATCACGTCGAAAATGCCCAGCAGGCCCACCAGCCCGCGCAGGCAGGATTTGTGCAATTCGCAGGGGGCACCGGTCTCGCTGTCGACGACGCGGATCTTCAGCAGGCGCTTGCCGACTCCCTGCCCGTTGAACCCGTCCTTGAACAGCAGGTAGGCGAACAGCAGCAGCATGCAGACCTTGCCGAAAATGTCCGGGCTGGTGGCCGGCCGGAAGAACACGAAATCGATGGCAAAGCTGATCAGGCCCAGCACCAGCAGCGCGCCCCAGAAGTCGATCTGCGAGGCCACGAAGCGTGCCCAGAGCGGGGCAAGTTGCTGGTCGAGCTGCTCGCGCCGAACCGCAGGGGATACCTGGGCCTGTTGCGGCACCACGCGTTCGCCCAGGCTCGATTCGCGCTCGATA includes the following:
- a CDS encoding radical SAM protein; protein product: MDQPWVPEGYWDVVPHTLTVITTYKCNAQCRDCCFECSPTLSAKLSFEEITSFIDQAWQVFPGLRLVVFSGGEPLLLGEELFASVDHVQRLGLLSRCVTNGYWGKTHSSATRVARRLSASGLNEINLSTGVDHAEWVPVASVINAAKAVAENGIFCVITIEQDSDKSEVVSQVKADEGLKPFIEAGLVKLQVNSWMPFHADSAMRKTFSNREDMLLQGCDQVLENCVITPNKEISGCCGLTFEHIPEMKLGRFSKHALEVGYFSQVQDFLKIWIKVDGPYRILKTLSASVGISSLEHIVHPCQACALLHQDERLREAIKSEYGNHMGRVLRAFYSQSLIQCDSHREVTANAS
- a CDS encoding VOC family protein; translated protein: MPEPRILSILLHVGDWRAATDWYQRAFPEAKRVSPSTDDYGHLEMGGVVLEIVNADDKVASGAAGTVVYWAVADLDAEVLRLLQLGASLYRGPLALEDGDRICQVRDPWGNCIGLRQRGCIRGSH
- a CDS encoding RDD family protein, whose translation is MEATEARLRETYSGRRTEILIDLLAEGGLTEVAERVVREVLIERESSLGERVVPQQAQVSPAVRREQLDQQLAPLWARFVASQIDFWGALLVLGLISFAIDFVFFRPATSPDIFGKVCMLLLFAYLLFKDGFNGQGVGKRLLKIRVVDSETGAPCELHKSCLRGLVGLLGIFDVIFIFGQRRQRLGDHAARTLVVRA